The Cydia fagiglandana chromosome 22, ilCydFagi1.1, whole genome shotgun sequence genome includes the window AATAAacgtaaaataaaacacaaatgcGAACTTATAAAAGCCTAGTCTCCTTCATCTCCGCCCTCTTCCTCCTCGTCGAACTCTCCCTCCTCCTCGGCCGTGGCATCCTGGTACTGCTGGTACTCCGACACCAGGTCGTTCATGTTGCTCTCGGCCTCGGTGAACTCCATCTCGTCCATACCCTCTCCAGTGTACCAGTGCAAGAACGCCTTACGTCTGAACATAGCTGTAAACTGCTCAGATATACGCTTGAACAACTCCTGGATGGCTGTGGAGTTGCCAATGAAAGTAGCAGACATCTTAAGACCACGCGGCGGGATGTCGCACACGGCTGTCTTCACGTTATTCGGAATCCATTCCACAAAGTAGGATGAGTTCTTGTTTTGAATATTCATCATCTGTTCGTCCACTTCTTTCATCGACATGCGGCCTCTGAACACGGCCGCCACGGTCAAGTATCTACCATGACGAGGATCACATGCCGCCATCATGTTCTTAGCGTCGAACATCTGCTGAGTCAGCTCAGGCACCGTCAGAGCTCTGTATTGCTGACTGCCTCTCGACGTCAACGGCGCAAAGCCGGGAATGAAGAAATGCAGACGAGGGAACGGCACCATGTTCACTGCCAATTTCCTCAAGTCAGCATTCAGTTGGCCAGGGAATCTCAGGCAGGTAGTCACTCCAGACATCGTCGCAGATACCAGATGGTTCAGATCTCCGTAGGTCGGCGTGGTGAGCTTCAGAGTTCGGAAGCAAATGTCGTATAAAGCCTCATTGTCGATGCAGTACGATTCATCAGTGTTTTCAACCAGCTGATGGACGGATAAGGTGGCATTGTAAGGTTCAACTACAGTGTCAGATACTTTAGGCGAGGGCACGACACTGAAAGTGTTCATGATACGATCGGGGTACTCCTCTCTGATCTTGGAAATCAAAAGCGTTCCTAAGCCGGCTCCGGTCCCGCCACCGAGTGAATGCGTCAATTGGAATCCCTGTAGACAGTCGCAGCCTTCGGCCTCTTTCCTGACGACGTCTAAGACTGAGTCTACGAGCTCGGCGCCTTCGGTGTAGTGTCCTTTCGCCCAGTTGTTGCCAGCGCCGGATTGTCCGAAGACGAAGTTGTCCGGCCGGAAGATCTGTCCGAAGGGTCCGGAGCGCACGGAGTCCATGGTGCCGGGCTCGAGGTCTACCAGGATGGCTCGAGGGACGTACTTGCCGCCCGTGGCCTCGTTGTAGTACACATTGATGCGCTCGAGCTGCAGATCTGAGTCGCCGTGGTACGTCCCCGTCGGGTCGATGCCATGCTCGTCTGATATCACTTCCCAGAACTGAAAAGAGAGTTGCTTTTATAGCATGCTTTTTAACTGTACCAGGCTTCATTCCTAGTTCTCCCTCCTTTCCTCTTTTATAGAGTTCAACCCGGTATTATAGCCCGATTTTAGGACTTCAACCCAAAGGGATCGTTTGACCGCGTGTCACTTAAAATAGTATTTTGTTAAGATGTGTCTTGACAGTAACAGACAATACAGACATTCCTCGCTAAGCTAGGCTCGATTCCTAAGGGACTCGATATTGCAAAGCTTATAATTCTTGACATTTATTAAAATTGAAGGTAATTTAATCCTTTAAGATTCCTTAAAGAGCTCGGAACTAATAAACTGACTTATAAGCAAAGGTTTGGATAGCattgaatatttaaataataaattacttaATCCAATAAAAGCCGGGACAAACGCTAGGAAGAACAGAAGAGACTTAAATCAATATTTAACAGGCAATTAAACTTGTCTTTCCATTTGAACCTGCCGTCCAACGAAATTACACACAATTCTttaaaaaataccaaaaatattCTTACCTTTGCGCCAATCTGATTCCCGCACTGCCCTGCCTGTATATGTACGATTTCCCTCATTATTATTTAACTAATTAGaacacttatttattatttattagcttCTCTTGAAGCCGACCTAACTTTCCTTATCGCCACCAACTAGACTGATCTAAAACAATCGAGTGGCATTCCAGTTGAAAATCGAACGGCGGTGATAGGGATTTGAATTATTTGACAAGATTTGCGGCCTGAcgctatttatttttatcaaaacaCTTTTTGGACTTTGGttacttacgtattttaaaaggCAGCAAAataaaggtaggtacctagtatttttATAAATCTAATTTTAAAGCAACAGTTGAAAGGCACTCGTAACATAATAACCTCTTTTTATAATAACCTTATCAACCTATTAAAAAATGTGATATTTCATCTACGTCAAGAACACGGGGTGTCATGGTCATGTCaaatgtgtttatttatttacaaattaattatgcacttcaagtaaaataaatttgaaaatttGACTCGGAATGTCGGGCATTTTCTTGTTTAACTGTCGAGTTTGAGTGTGTAACAAGATCAAAGTCACAAAGCAGGTGGAAATTATAGTATAATGTTATAAGGTTAAGTTTACCCTGGTATAACTGGTATTACCCGAGGCTTTTGGGTAAAGtccgaaaattgttaaatattaattaagaaGCGTTAgctggacgtcgtgacagcggacatgcaagagaacaatctcacacctgaggatgccgaagaacgggcaaagtggagaagactgagcaggaaagcggaccctggcgctaggccgggaaaacgctaggttgaagaagattAATCTGTATACGGCGTTTACCCGTAAACGTAGGTCTTCCCAACACTGGCTGGGTAATGTTAGATGTTGCATCATCACTACCTAGGGTATACGTAAACGCCGAATACCTTACgaattaaaattgatttgattTTCTTCCATTATTGCAGGAAAACAACTGTTCCGGGTTCTCAAATGTGTACGAGCAAATTGCCAATGGATCGGTAAGTAGCGCTatcattttatttctataaaCCTAATACCATAGTATAGCAAGGCtttctttggtgtcggaggccaagatccacttcgggtcgttgcgccacagcagtaagtaagtgaACCTAATACAACCACTGCAAAGAGTTTGGAGTCTGTAAAATCAAGTTAGGTAACATTAATCGTACGGCCAGCAACATCTGTGCCTGATGCCAGCAGTTGACCACGacaactgaaaaaaaaacgaaaactgAAACTGAAAGAGTATAAcgactatagtcagaccgtaaaaagtctgcagcgattttgatagcccacgcagtacaagtgtcattttaaacgtcaaacttctatgaaattatgacgtatacataacacttacactgcgtgggctatcaaatccgctgcagactttgtttggtgcaactataAGAAGAAGAGACACAGTATACTGATAAGACATTTAGGTTTTCACGAGGTAGACTAATAAAGCAAACATTTTATTAGTCTACCTCCACTACCTCCAGCCTCCCGTTTAACAATTTACAGATGTCAGTTTGGTATCATTGACCTGAAATACGTATTATTTGGATTTTTATTAATCTCTGTCCCATATATCCATATAAATTGTCATACCGAGTAGAAAATCACCCTGTAATTTTGTTATTAAGCTTTAAACTATAGTTTGTATCAATTAATTAAATTGGACGTGATACTCGTACATCAAATGCAATTAGTTAATTGAAATTTATTGACCGATTCACCTCATACTAGCTTTGTATGTATATCGCCCTGTATTTCATAACTGAGAATACCCACCATTTATGCAATGATTTCGTGTTCTGTGGatgatcttattgttttcgggtcctttgcggatacacttcgacgaCCCACAGGGATCTTTATTCTATGCCTATATATTTGAGAATTTTGTACAATTCGAATATACAGTACAGGTATCTGTATATATCAAATGATAggcaattctttgtagcaactaGGTACGCCAAGTGGGCGGAAACAAGCTCTAGACGGTATactgacgcaatgaccctatttGAAAATAACCAAAATCATTTTGTATCTTCAGAACGTTTTATGAATAGACGCCGTTATGGCGCCCCAATCTCCTCTTGTAAAAACGGTTTGTCTAAAACCCGCTTAATTTTAATGCGCCTATTAATTTTAAGGCGCTCCGTACCTACTGGGGTATTATTTAAAAGCTTTAGGGTTGCCAGCAACAAGTGTTTGTATGCTCatgtttcttcttctttatatttaagagctatgctcttgtcggtggagcaatctccaactcgtcTGGTCCTCTGCCAACTCTTTAATCTTCTGGTATGACACGACCTGAACCTTTTCTTTTAATtggttgaaataatttattcgcGGTCTTCCTCGTCTTCTTTTTCCCACTATTTTTCCTTCTATGATGTTCTTCAGCATGTcacttatgtttatttatgcTGTAGGCCAAAATTGTACACAAAGGAtgaattaagtaggtaagtactttagcttatttatatttgtttggtaattatttttatttttgtaaaaccCAGGCAACTTGTgcgcatttgtatttgtaacttTTTTGATTTCTATAAGAAATACTCGaactgaatttgtacttgtacaagtacgcggaGTTATTCTTTCCACACATTCACTGGCAGTGCAAGCTACGCGCTACCGGCGCAAGGTCCAAACAGTCCTAACGTAGCTGATAACATGTATCTTCCGCTTTGTATAGCGAAATGCATCTAATTACTTTACGAGTGATAATTTGAGGTTATGTAAAGACTAatctaaattaaactttcgtgagacatatttgatgaatttttagtcgctaatggcgacatgtttcgagcccgtcgggggtccttcctcaggctagagtgctcgcggcggctgcacttcagcgactaaaaattcaagtgagtgagatttgtcgtctaaacagtttaTATGTAAAGACTGTTTC containing:
- the LOC134675431 gene encoding tubulin beta chain; amino-acid sequence: MREIVHIQAGQCGNQIGAKFWEVISDEHGIDPTGTYHGDSDLQLERINVYYNEATGGKYVPRAILVDLEPGTMDSVRSGPFGQIFRPDNFVFGQSGAGNNWAKGHYTEGAELVDSVLDVVRKEAEGCDCLQGFQLTHSLGGGTGAGLGTLLISKIREEYPDRIMNTFSVVPSPKVSDTVVEPYNATLSVHQLVENTDESYCIDNEALYDICFRTLKLTTPTYGDLNHLVSATMSGVTTCLRFPGQLNADLRKLAVNMVPFPRLHFFIPGFAPLTSRGSQQYRALTVPELTQQMFDAKNMMAACDPRHGRYLTVAAVFRGRMSMKEVDEQMMNIQNKNSSYFVEWIPNNVKTAVCDIPPRGLKMSATFIGNSTAIQELFKRISEQFTAMFRRKAFLHWYTGEGMDEMEFTEAESNMNDLVSEYQQYQDATAEEEGEFDEEEEGGDEGD